From Streptomyces sp. 6-11-2, one genomic window encodes:
- a CDS encoding aldo/keto reductase, producing the protein MTSLRKLGSSDLEVFPLALGGNVFGWTADQEQSFAVLDAYTAAGGNFVDTADSYSAWVEGNQGGESETIIGKWIKERGNRSDVVIATKVSQHPDHRGLSAANIKAAADASLKRLGTDHIDLYYTHFDQPEVPVEEIIGVLDELVRAGKVRHIAASNISAERLRESLDFSDREGLARYVALQPHYNLVSRDTYEGGLENVAERSGLAAVPYYALASGFLTGKYRPGATVDSARAQGAAKHLETERGQKVLTALDEVARAHDAEVATVALAWLAAQPTVTAPIASARTVEQLPALLGVAELRLTEEELGKLTRASA; encoded by the coding sequence ATGACTTCTCTACGCAAACTGGGTTCGTCCGACCTCGAGGTCTTCCCGCTCGCCCTCGGCGGCAACGTCTTCGGCTGGACCGCCGACCAGGAGCAGTCCTTCGCCGTCCTCGACGCCTACACGGCCGCCGGAGGCAACTTCGTCGACACCGCCGACTCCTACTCCGCGTGGGTGGAGGGCAACCAGGGCGGCGAGTCCGAGACGATCATCGGCAAGTGGATCAAGGAGCGCGGCAACCGCTCCGATGTCGTCATCGCCACCAAGGTCAGCCAGCACCCCGACCACCGGGGTCTGAGCGCCGCCAACATCAAGGCCGCGGCCGACGCCTCCCTCAAGCGCCTGGGCACGGACCACATCGACCTGTACTACACGCACTTCGACCAGCCGGAAGTCCCCGTCGAGGAGATCATCGGCGTGCTCGACGAGCTGGTCAGGGCGGGCAAGGTGCGGCACATCGCCGCCTCCAACATCTCCGCCGAGCGACTCCGGGAGTCCCTGGACTTCTCCGACCGCGAGGGCCTGGCCCGCTACGTGGCGCTCCAGCCGCACTACAACCTCGTCTCGCGCGACACCTACGAGGGCGGGCTGGAGAACGTCGCCGAGCGGTCCGGCCTGGCCGCCGTTCCGTACTACGCGCTCGCCTCCGGCTTCCTGACCGGCAAGTACCGGCCCGGTGCGACGGTGGACAGCGCGCGGGCGCAGGGCGCGGCCAAGCACCTCGAGACCGAGCGCGGCCAGAAGGTCCTCACGGCCCTGGACGAGGTCGCCCGCGCCCATGACGCCGAGGTCGCCACGGTGGCCCTGGCGTGGCTCGCCGCGCAGCCGACGGTGACCGCCCCGATCGCCTCGGCGCGGACGGTGGAGCAGCTCCCGGCACTGCTCGGGGTCGCGGAGCTGCGGCTGACGGAGGAGGAGCTCGGGAAGCTGACGCGGGCGTCGGCGTAA
- a CDS encoding APC family permease has protein sequence MGARAEDAGRRRAAGRAVGRRQERDRLTVPQGLAALSLDALASVAYGPEAIVVVLAVAGSQGLGFTLPVTLAIVVLLAALTFSYRQVIAAFPNGGGAYAVAGRHLGRRLSLVAAASLIIDYVLNVAVSVSAGVAALTSAFPALYGDRVPLCVIVLGLITAVNLYGVAESAKVMIAPTVVFVAAIAAVVVAGLVRRTPVVPPVHPTASAVSAVGVLLLMRAFASGCSALTGVEAIANAVPTFRTPRARRAQRTEVALGALLGAMLIGLSLLIGKFHVAPSGTKTVLAQLTEASLGHNAGFYVVQFATMTLLALAANTSFGGMPVLASLLARDNHLPHVFGLRADRQVYRYGVVVLAAAALVLLVVAEGDTQKLVPVFAIGVFIGFTLSQAGMVRHWHLDRGSGWRWRAAVNGLGALLTFAALVIELVSKFGEGGWLVFAAVAVLVAVFESVHRTYRRIGAALHLGEVPARPEPCHTVVVVPVGAVNLLTSEAISAALSLGDEVRAVTVVHPEDRDARSADEVHAAWNAWRPGVPLTVLHSRTRSLTRPFVDHLRALAAQERQDRIVVLIPEMHLPRPWQRLLQNQRGAVLDRAVRRHTDAVICRLRFRIHLGH, from the coding sequence GTGGGCGCGAGGGCCGAGGACGCGGGTCGGCGGCGTGCCGCCGGGCGGGCCGTGGGGAGACGGCAGGAGCGGGACCGGCTGACGGTGCCGCAGGGGCTGGCCGCGCTGTCCCTGGACGCTCTCGCCTCGGTGGCCTACGGGCCGGAGGCGATCGTGGTGGTGCTGGCGGTGGCCGGCAGTCAGGGCCTGGGTTTCACCCTGCCGGTCACGCTGGCGATCGTGGTGCTGCTGGCGGCGCTGACGTTCTCCTACCGGCAGGTGATCGCCGCGTTCCCGAACGGGGGCGGCGCGTACGCGGTCGCGGGGCGCCATCTGGGCCGGCGGCTCAGCCTGGTCGCCGCGGCCTCGCTGATCATCGACTACGTGCTGAACGTGGCGGTGTCGGTCTCCGCCGGCGTGGCCGCGCTCACCTCCGCCTTCCCCGCCCTGTACGGCGACCGGGTGCCGCTGTGCGTGATCGTGCTGGGGCTGATCACGGCGGTCAACCTCTACGGGGTCGCCGAGTCCGCCAAGGTGATGATCGCTCCCACCGTGGTGTTCGTCGCGGCGATCGCCGCCGTCGTCGTGGCCGGGCTGGTGCGCCGGACACCGGTGGTCCCGCCCGTCCATCCGACGGCCTCGGCCGTCTCCGCGGTCGGAGTCCTGCTGCTGATGCGGGCGTTCGCCTCGGGCTGCTCGGCACTCACCGGTGTGGAGGCCATCGCGAACGCCGTCCCCACCTTCCGCACCCCGAGGGCCCGGCGGGCGCAGCGCACCGAGGTCGCGCTCGGCGCGCTGCTCGGGGCCATGCTCATCGGGCTGTCGCTGCTCATCGGCAAGTTCCATGTCGCACCGAGCGGTACCAAGACCGTCCTGGCGCAGCTCACCGAGGCGTCCCTGGGCCACAACGCGGGCTTCTACGTGGTGCAGTTCGCCACCATGACGCTGCTCGCGCTCGCGGCCAACACCTCCTTCGGCGGCATGCCCGTCCTGGCCTCCCTGCTGGCCCGCGACAACCATCTGCCGCACGTCTTCGGGCTGCGCGCCGACCGGCAGGTCTACCGCTACGGCGTCGTCGTGCTCGCCGCCGCCGCCCTGGTCCTGCTGGTCGTGGCCGAGGGCGACACCCAGAAACTGGTGCCGGTCTTCGCCATCGGCGTGTTCATCGGGTTCACCCTCTCCCAGGCCGGCATGGTCCGGCACTGGCACCTGGACCGGGGCTCCGGATGGCGGTGGCGGGCGGCCGTCAACGGCCTCGGGGCACTGCTGACCTTCGCGGCCCTGGTCATCGAGCTGGTGTCGAAGTTCGGCGAGGGCGGCTGGCTGGTCTTCGCCGCGGTCGCGGTCCTGGTGGCCGTGTTCGAGTCGGTGCACCGCACGTACCGGCGTATCGGCGCGGCCCTGCACCTCGGCGAAGTCCCCGCACGGCCGGAGCCGTGCCACACGGTCGTCGTCGTTCCCGTCGGCGCCGTGAACCTGCTCACCAGTGAGGCCATCAGCGCCGCGCTGTCACTGGGCGACGAGGTCCGCGCCGTCACCGTCGTGCACCCCGAGGACCGTGACGCCCGCTCCGCCGACGAGGTCCACGCGGCCTGGAACGCCTGGCGGCCCGGTGTCCCCCTCACCGTGCTGCACAGCCGCACCCGTTCCCTGACCCGGCCCTTCGTCGACCATCTGCGCGCGCTGGCCGCCCAGGAGCGGCAGGACCGGATCGTGGTCCTCATCCCGGAGATGCACCTGCCCAGGCCCTGGCAGCGGCTTCTGCAGAACCAGCGCGGTGCCGTCCTGGACCGCGCCGTCCGCCGTCACACCGATGCCGTCATCTGCCGCCTCCGGTTCCGCATCCACCTCGGTCACTGA
- a CDS encoding MFS transporter: protein MSREQRGPNEKLGAVLALAGISNAGLARRVNDLGAQRGLTLRYDKTSVARWVSKGMVPQGAAPHLIAAAIGQKLGRPVPLHEIGLADADPAPEVGLAFPRDVGQAVKSATELYRLDLAGRRAGSGGIWQSLAGSFAVSAYATPASRWLITPADSSVAREAGPAEASGAPIKVGHSDVRKLREAAEDARRWDSKYGGGDWRSSMVPECLRVEAAPLLLASYSDEVGRALFGASAELTRLAGWMAFDTGQQEAAQRYYIQALRLARAAADVPLGGYVLASMSLQATYRGFGDEGVDLAQAALERNRGLATARTMSFFRLVEARAHARAGDAQAAGAALKAAEGWLERSRDGDNDPSWLGFYGYDRFAADAAECYRDLKAPRQVRRFTEQALSKPTEEFVRSHGLRLVVSAVAELESGNLDAACEQGVRAVEVAGRISSARTTEYVKDLLHRLEPYRDEPRVVELRERARPLLMAPA, encoded by the coding sequence ATGTCCAGGGAGCAACGCGGGCCGAACGAAAAGCTCGGCGCCGTTCTCGCCCTCGCGGGAATCAGCAACGCAGGACTCGCGCGGCGCGTCAACGACCTCGGCGCCCAGCGCGGGTTGACACTTCGCTACGACAAGACCTCGGTGGCGCGCTGGGTTTCGAAGGGGATGGTGCCGCAGGGTGCGGCACCGCACCTCATCGCCGCCGCCATCGGGCAGAAGCTCGGCCGCCCGGTGCCGCTCCACGAGATCGGCCTGGCGGACGCGGATCCCGCACCCGAGGTGGGCCTCGCCTTCCCCAGGGACGTGGGCCAGGCGGTGAAGTCGGCGACGGAGCTGTACCGGCTCGACCTCGCCGGCCGCCGGGCCGGCTCCGGCGGCATCTGGCAGTCGCTCGCCGGATCGTTCGCAGTGAGCGCATACGCAACGCCCGCCTCGCGCTGGCTGATAACCCCGGCCGACAGTTCGGTGGCGCGCGAGGCGGGCCCTGCGGAGGCCTCCGGCGCACCGATCAAAGTCGGCCACAGCGATGTGCGGAAGCTGCGGGAGGCCGCCGAGGACGCCAGGCGCTGGGACTCCAAGTACGGAGGCGGCGACTGGCGTTCGTCGATGGTGCCGGAGTGCTTACGTGTGGAGGCGGCGCCGCTGCTGCTCGCCTCGTACTCCGACGAGGTCGGCAGGGCGCTGTTCGGCGCCTCGGCCGAACTGACCCGGCTCGCGGGCTGGATGGCCTTCGACACCGGCCAGCAGGAGGCCGCACAGCGCTACTACATCCAGGCGCTGCGCCTGGCCCGTGCCGCCGCCGACGTGCCCCTCGGGGGCTACGTCCTGGCCTCCATGTCCCTCCAGGCGACCTACCGCGGCTTCGGCGACGAGGGCGTCGACCTCGCGCAGGCCGCCCTGGAGCGCAACCGGGGCCTGGCCACGGCCCGCACCATGAGCTTCTTCCGGCTCGTCGAGGCACGCGCCCACGCGCGCGCGGGCGACGCCCAGGCGGCCGGCGCCGCCCTGAAGGCGGCCGAGGGCTGGCTGGAGCGGTCCCGCGACGGGGACAACGACCCGTCCTGGCTCGGCTTCTACGGCTACGACCGGTTCGCCGCCGACGCCGCCGAGTGCTACCGGGACCTGAAGGCACCCCGCCAGGTCCGCCGCTTCACCGAGCAGGCGCTGTCCAAGCCGACGGAGGAGTTCGTCCGCTCGCACGGCCTCAGACTGGTCGTCTCGGCCGTCGCCGAACTGGAGTCCGGCAATCTGGACGCGGCCTGCGAGCAGGGCGTGCGGGCCGTGGAGGTCGCCGGGCGGATCTCCTCCGCGCGCACCACGGAGTACGTCAAGGACCTCCTGCACCGGCTCGAGCCCTACCGCGACGAGCCGCGCGTGGTCGAGCTGCGCGAGCGGGCCCGCCCGCTGCTGATGGCCCCGGCCTGA
- the lhgO gene encoding L-2-hydroxyglutarate oxidase, with amino-acid sequence MEQVRPDIAYDCDVLVIGGGIVGLSTAYAITRAAPGTRVTVLEKEQGPARHQTGRNSGVIHSGIYYRPGSLKARYAAGGAAEMVKFCAEYGIAHEVTGKLIVATGREELPRLHALVQRGRENGIPVRELGPAQIEEYEPEIRGLAAIHVGTTGICDFTAVARQLAEASGAEIRYGARVVRVDRRPELGAAVLTERGDVVRARVLVNCAGLYCDEVARLTGDEPGVRIVPFRGEYYELARPELVRGLVYPVPDPAFPFLGVHLTRGVDGGVHIGPNAVPALAREGYGWGVVRPRELAGTLGWPGSWRIARRHWRYGAGELRRSVSKGAFTQAVRRLMPGVREEDLVPAAAGVRAQAVLRDGTLVDDFLIREGARTVHVLNAPSPAATASLPIGREVARRALAVLASA; translated from the coding sequence GTGGAGCAGGTGCGGCCGGACATCGCTTACGACTGCGACGTGCTGGTGATCGGAGGTGGCATCGTCGGCCTGTCGACGGCGTACGCGATCACGCGCGCCGCGCCGGGCACGCGCGTGACCGTGCTGGAGAAGGAGCAGGGCCCGGCCCGGCACCAGACGGGACGCAACAGCGGGGTGATCCACAGCGGGATCTACTACCGGCCGGGCTCGCTGAAGGCGCGGTACGCGGCGGGGGGCGCCGCCGAGATGGTCAAGTTCTGCGCGGAGTACGGCATCGCGCACGAGGTGACCGGCAAGCTGATCGTGGCGACCGGGCGGGAGGAGCTGCCCCGGCTGCACGCACTGGTGCAGCGCGGCCGGGAGAACGGCATTCCGGTGCGCGAGCTGGGCCCCGCGCAGATCGAGGAGTACGAGCCGGAGATCCGCGGACTGGCCGCGATCCACGTGGGGACGACGGGGATCTGCGACTTCACGGCGGTGGCCCGGCAGCTGGCGGAGGCGTCCGGCGCGGAGATCCGGTACGGGGCCCGGGTGGTGCGGGTGGACCGGCGCCCGGAGCTGGGGGCGGCCGTCCTGACGGAGCGCGGTGACGTCGTCCGCGCGCGCGTGCTGGTCAACTGCGCGGGGCTGTACTGCGACGAGGTGGCGCGGCTGACCGGGGACGAGCCCGGGGTGCGGATCGTGCCGTTCCGCGGGGAGTACTACGAGCTGGCGCGGCCGGAGCTGGTGCGGGGACTGGTGTATCCGGTGCCCGACCCGGCGTTCCCCTTCCTCGGCGTGCATCTCACCCGCGGGGTCGACGGCGGTGTGCACATCGGGCCCAACGCGGTGCCGGCGCTGGCCCGCGAGGGCTACGGATGGGGGGTCGTACGGCCGCGGGAGCTGGCGGGGACGTTGGGCTGGCCCGGGTCGTGGCGGATCGCCCGCCGGCACTGGCGGTACGGGGCCGGGGAGCTGCGGCGGTCGGTGTCGAAGGGCGCCTTCACGCAGGCGGTGCGCCGGCTGATGCCGGGGGTGCGGGAGGAGGACCTGGTGCCGGCCGCCGCCGGGGTGCGGGCGCAGGCCGTCCTGCGGGACGGCACGCTGGTGGACGACTTCCTGATCCGGGAGGGCGCCCGGACGGTGCACGTGCTCAACGCGCCCAGTCCCGCGGCGACCGCCTCGCTGCCGATCGGGCGCGAGGTGGCGAGGAGGGCCCTGGCCGTCCTGGCGTCGGCATGA
- a CDS encoding M23 family metallopeptidase, whose amino-acid sequence MASNPPAPEAPFAPSRQHGETFGYDSRRADEGPWEEWNPTAESIRPVRGRHRVAKQRGGGLARSSTVLGVGVIAAVGAGGMASANSGKPPVSISLPDLPSVGSLFDDSSNAAPVGSATALSGVGVTAAEAEEGTSDAGEVLRNRIMAQAEQQQVQIEAKAQADAEAAVAKKAAQEAAKARETAEAKAAAEKKKAEEEAKRKAEEAARKAEEARLAELAKQYALPTSSYTLTSTFGQAGSMWSSGYHTGLDFAAPTGTLLKAIHTGTITEAGWAGSYGYRTILTLEDGTELWYCHQSSISVSVGQKVSTGDVIGRVGATGNVTGPHLHLEVHPGGESTGVDPMAWLRGKGINP is encoded by the coding sequence GTGGCGTCCAACCCGCCTGCCCCGGAAGCCCCGTTCGCGCCGAGCCGGCAGCACGGAGAGACCTTCGGTTACGACAGCCGCCGCGCCGACGAGGGGCCCTGGGAGGAGTGGAACCCCACCGCGGAGTCCATCCGTCCCGTGCGCGGCCGGCACCGTGTCGCCAAGCAGCGCGGCGGCGGACTCGCCCGCAGCTCCACCGTTCTCGGTGTCGGCGTCATCGCCGCCGTCGGCGCGGGCGGCATGGCGAGCGCCAACAGCGGCAAGCCGCCGGTGTCCATCTCGCTGCCCGACCTGCCCTCCGTGGGCTCCCTGTTCGACGACTCCTCCAACGCCGCCCCCGTGGGCTCGGCGACGGCGCTCAGCGGCGTCGGCGTGACCGCCGCCGAGGCCGAGGAGGGCACCTCGGACGCCGGCGAGGTGCTGCGCAACCGGATCATGGCGCAGGCCGAGCAGCAGCAGGTCCAGATCGAGGCCAAGGCCCAGGCTGATGCCGAGGCCGCCGTCGCCAAGAAGGCCGCCCAGGAGGCGGCGAAGGCGCGGGAGACGGCCGAGGCCAAGGCCGCCGCCGAGAAGAAGAAGGCGGAGGAGGAGGCCAAGCGGAAGGCCGAGGAGGCCGCGCGGAAGGCCGAGGAGGCCCGGCTGGCCGAGCTGGCCAAGCAGTACGCGCTGCCCACCTCCTCGTACACGCTCACCTCCACCTTCGGCCAGGCCGGTTCCATGTGGTCCTCCGGCTACCACACCGGCCTCGACTTCGCCGCGCCCACGGGCACCCTGCTCAAGGCGATCCACACCGGCACCATCACCGAGGCCGGCTGGGCCGGCTCCTACGGCTACCGCACGATCCTCACTCTCGAGGACGGCACCGAGCTGTGGTACTGCCACCAGTCGTCGATCAGCGTCAGCGTCGGCCAGAAGGTCAGCACGGGCGACGTGATCGGCCGCGTGGGCGCCACCGGCAACGTCACCGGGCCCCACCTCCACCTGGAGGTCCACCCGGGCGGCGAGTCCACCGGAGTCGACCCGATGGCGTGGCTGCGCGGCAAGGGCATCAACCCCTGA
- a CDS encoding dihydrofolate reductase family protein has translation MPHPYVLLSAAVSLDGYLDDTGPERLLLSSPADFDRVDEVRASADAILIGAGTLRADNPRLLVNSPERRAARCAAGKPEYPLKVAVSASGELDPGAPFWHTGGEKVLYTTDEGALRLRRTGLAADVVPLGAELGWPRLLEHLHDVRGVRRLMVEGGGTVHTQLLQQQLADEVQLVLAPLFVGDADAPRLFGPGTYQGGRLRLVETRTIEDVVLVRYEPTAPGTAGRAVPADRHWLRLACELAAQCPPSRTAFSVGAVVVAADGTELARGYSREGGDPVVHAEEAALAKVDPADPRLPDATVYSSLEPCARRASRPRPCARLILDAGVRRVVTAWREPDTFVEGADGTGVLVAGGADVVVVPEFEERAREPNRHLLG, from the coding sequence ATGCCCCACCCGTACGTCCTGCTGTCCGCCGCCGTCTCGCTCGACGGCTACCTGGACGACACCGGTCCCGAGCGCCTGCTGCTCTCCAGTCCCGCCGACTTCGACCGGGTCGACGAGGTGCGGGCGTCGGCCGACGCGATTTTGATCGGCGCCGGCACCCTGCGGGCCGACAACCCGCGGCTGCTGGTGAACTCCCCGGAGCGCCGGGCCGCCCGCTGTGCCGCCGGGAAGCCGGAGTACCCGCTGAAGGTCGCGGTCAGCGCCTCCGGCGAGCTGGACCCCGGGGCGCCCTTCTGGCACACCGGCGGCGAGAAGGTCCTCTACACGACCGACGAGGGCGCGCTGAGGCTGCGGCGTACGGGCCTGGCCGCCGATGTCGTGCCGCTGGGCGCCGAACTCGGCTGGCCCCGGCTGCTCGAGCACCTGCACGACGTGCGCGGGGTGCGCCGGCTCATGGTCGAGGGCGGCGGGACCGTCCACACACAACTGCTCCAGCAGCAGCTCGCGGACGAGGTGCAGCTCGTGCTCGCCCCGCTGTTCGTGGGGGACGCGGACGCGCCCCGGCTGTTCGGGCCCGGGACCTACCAGGGCGGGCGGCTGCGGCTGGTGGAGACGAGGACCATCGAGGACGTCGTCCTCGTGCGTTACGAGCCCACCGCTCCCGGCACCGCCGGCCGCGCCGTGCCCGCGGACCGGCACTGGCTCCGGCTCGCCTGCGAGCTGGCGGCCCAGTGCCCGCCGTCCCGGACCGCGTTCAGCGTGGGCGCCGTGGTGGTCGCCGCCGACGGGACCGAACTCGCCCGCGGGTACTCGCGGGAGGGCGGCGACCCGGTCGTGCACGCGGAGGAGGCGGCGCTGGCCAAGGTCGACCCGGCGGATCCGCGGCTGCCGGACGCCACGGTGTACAGCAGCCTGGAACCGTGCGCCCGCCGCGCCTCCCGGCCGCGTCCGTGCGCCCGGCTGATTCTGGACGCCGGGGTGCGACGGGTGGTGACGGCGTGGCGGGAGCCGGACACGTTCGTCGAGGGCGCCGACGGGACCGGGGTGCTGGTGGCGGGTGGCGCGGACGTCGTCGTGGTGCCGGAGTTCGAGGAGCGGGCCAGGGAGCCGAACCGTCATCTGCTCGGCTGA
- a CDS encoding PrsW family intramembrane metalloprotease: MVTCPPYPTPPGAPGGMSRHAHWWQRRWVRYGALVTLLALSGLVILALVRRQTGTEGFLVGLGLAVLPVPLLTAAFRWLDRVEPGPWRNLVFAFAWGACAAALIAIVANSFATHWIATATADPAGADTLGATVIAPVVEESAKAAAVLLVFLFRRRDFTGIVDGVVIAGVTATGFAFTENILYLGNAFGTDQLTGDRGIASVTAATFFVRVIMSPFAHPMFTVLTGIGFGIAAMSGNRRLRRLLPPPAGLLLAMGMHALWNGSATFGEYGFFAVYAAFMVPAFGLLTWLVVWTRQRELRTVREELPAYTAAGWLTPAEPFALASMRARRRARDHARRHLGRTAARTVAQYEAYATSLAFLRHRGRLGRTGAGFAVRERELLHELWRRREVAQPALDHAARMTTPMAAPAWPGHGVYGVHPQPLGYGSYGPAAPYPSYNPYRTQP; encoded by the coding sequence GTGGTCACCTGCCCCCCGTACCCGACACCTCCCGGCGCTCCCGGCGGCATGTCCCGCCACGCGCACTGGTGGCAGCGGCGATGGGTCAGGTACGGCGCCCTCGTCACCCTGCTCGCCCTCTCCGGGCTGGTCATCCTCGCCCTCGTGCGCCGGCAGACCGGCACCGAGGGGTTCCTCGTCGGGCTCGGGCTCGCGGTGCTGCCCGTACCGCTGCTGACGGCCGCCTTCCGCTGGCTGGACCGGGTCGAGCCCGGCCCCTGGCGGAACCTGGTGTTCGCCTTCGCCTGGGGTGCCTGCGCGGCGGCCCTGATCGCGATCGTCGCCAACAGCTTCGCCACCCACTGGATCGCCACGGCGACCGCCGATCCCGCGGGCGCGGACACCCTGGGCGCGACCGTGATAGCGCCGGTCGTGGAGGAGTCCGCGAAGGCCGCCGCCGTCCTGCTGGTCTTCCTCTTCCGCAGACGCGACTTCACCGGCATCGTCGACGGGGTCGTCATCGCCGGGGTGACCGCGACCGGCTTCGCGTTCACCGAGAACATCCTCTACCTCGGCAACGCCTTCGGCACCGACCAGCTCACCGGTGACCGGGGCATCGCCTCCGTCACCGCGGCGACCTTCTTCGTCCGCGTCATCATGTCGCCGTTCGCGCACCCGATGTTCACCGTGCTCACCGGCATCGGCTTCGGTATCGCCGCGATGTCCGGGAACCGCCGCCTGCGCCGCCTGCTCCCGCCGCCGGCCGGGCTGCTGCTCGCGATGGGCATGCACGCCCTGTGGAACGGCTCGGCGACCTTCGGCGAGTACGGCTTCTTCGCGGTGTACGCCGCCTTCATGGTGCCCGCGTTCGGGCTGCTGACCTGGCTGGTCGTCTGGACCCGGCAGCGCGAGCTGAGGACCGTGCGCGAGGAGCTGCCCGCGTACACCGCCGCCGGATGGCTCACCCCGGCCGAACCGTTCGCCCTGGCCTCCATGCGGGCGCGCAGACGGGCCCGCGACCACGCCCGGCGCCACCTCGGCAGGACGGCGGCGCGCACGGTCGCCCAGTACGAGGCGTACGCGACCTCGCTGGCGTTCCTCCGGCACCGCGGGCGTCTGGGGCGGACCGGCGCCGGCTTCGCCGTACGGGAGCGGGAGCTGCTGCACGAGCTGTGGCGCAGGCGGGAGGTGGCGCAACCCGCTCTGGACCACGCGGCCAGGATGACAACGCCCATGGCCGCGCCGGCCTGGCCGGGCCACGGGGTGTACGGGGTGCACCCGCAGCCGCTGGGGTACGGGTCGTACGGACCGGCGGCGCCGTATCCCTCGTACAACCCGTACCGGACCCAGCCGTAG
- the trmB gene encoding tRNA (guanosine(46)-N7)-methyltransferase TrmB, which yields MTDSLNTPQAPAPGELPRHTPGVSVRHTRAKGEPRFPDGPKADPAGSHFERRIRSFQPRRSRVTAGQADALQRLWPAWGLDIDGQRVIDLAELFGNTRPVVLEIGFGMGEATARMAAEDPDTNILAVDVHTPGQGNLLSLADRHGLGNVRVGNGDAIILLREMLAPDSLDGLRVYFPDPWPKKRHHKRRLIQPEFLTLAAARLRPGAVVHCATDWEPYAQQMLDVLTAHPDFENTQADGGFAPRPGFRPLTRFEGQGLEKGHVVNDLLFRRVPR from the coding sequence GTGACTGACTCGCTGAACACCCCCCAGGCTCCCGCCCCCGGTGAGCTGCCCCGGCACACGCCCGGCGTGTCCGTGCGGCACACCCGGGCCAAGGGGGAGCCGCGTTTCCCCGACGGGCCCAAGGCCGATCCGGCCGGCTCGCACTTCGAGCGGCGGATCCGCAGCTTCCAGCCGCGCCGGAGCCGGGTGACCGCGGGACAGGCGGACGCGTTGCAGCGGCTGTGGCCGGCCTGGGGGCTGGACATCGACGGGCAGCGGGTGATCGACCTCGCCGAGCTGTTCGGGAACACGCGCCCGGTCGTGCTGGAGATCGGCTTCGGGATGGGCGAGGCCACCGCCCGGATGGCGGCCGAGGACCCGGACACCAACATCCTCGCCGTCGACGTGCACACCCCGGGCCAGGGCAACCTGCTGAGCCTCGCCGACCGGCACGGACTCGGCAACGTCCGCGTCGGCAACGGCGACGCCATCATCCTGCTGCGCGAGATGCTCGCCCCCGACAGCCTCGACGGGCTGCGCGTCTACTTCCCCGACCCCTGGCCGAAGAAGCGGCACCACAAGCGGCGGCTGATCCAGCCGGAGTTCCTGACGCTGGCCGCCGCCCGGCTCAGGCCCGGAGCGGTCGTGCACTGCGCGACGGACTGGGAGCCGTACGCGCAGCAGATGCTCGACGTGCTGACGGCACACCCGGACTTCGAGAACACCCAGGCCGACGGCGGTTTCGCGCCACGTCCCGGCTTCCGGCCGCTGACCCGTTTCGAGGGCCAGGGACTGGAGAAGGGTCATGTGGTGAACGATCTGCTCTTCCGCCGCGTGCCCAGGTGA
- a CDS encoding DUF4118 domain-containing protein encodes MSVHLVRGPLAIVAALMAPLAVSAVLLPFRAGLANTVVALVLVVVVVAAAALGNRTAGVLAAVSAAVWFDFFFTVPYQRLTITSTADVTTAVVLLAVALTVSQLAARARRLEVVTITDADYLAQIHHAAQLAREATSPDAVVEAVRAQLVGLLHLSDCRFEYGTLLGHAPRLEPDGSLTLGRRTWDVDRLGMPDQDIELRVLAGGHFHGRFLLRPTPGHTPPLEARLVAVTLADQVGAALQTTWRTPRPTA; translated from the coding sequence ATGTCCGTCCACCTCGTCAGAGGACCCCTCGCGATCGTCGCCGCCCTCATGGCACCGCTCGCGGTCAGCGCGGTGCTGCTGCCCTTCCGCGCAGGCCTGGCCAACACCGTCGTCGCCCTCGTCCTCGTCGTGGTCGTCGTCGCGGCGGCGGCCCTCGGCAACCGGACGGCCGGCGTCCTCGCCGCTGTGTCCGCGGCCGTCTGGTTCGACTTCTTCTTCACCGTCCCCTACCAGCGGCTCACGATCACGAGCACCGCCGACGTCACCACCGCCGTCGTGCTGCTCGCCGTCGCCCTGACCGTCTCCCAACTGGCGGCCCGCGCCCGGCGCCTGGAAGTCGTCACCATCACCGACGCCGACTACCTCGCCCAGATCCACCACGCGGCCCAGCTGGCCAGGGAGGCGACCTCACCCGACGCGGTGGTGGAGGCCGTGCGCGCGCAACTCGTCGGCCTGCTCCACCTGAGCGACTGCCGCTTCGAGTACGGCACCCTGCTCGGCCACGCCCCCCGCCTGGAACCCGACGGCTCCCTCACCCTCGGGCGCAGAACGTGGGACGTCGACCGACTCGGCATGCCCGACCAGGACATCGAACTGCGCGTCCTCGCGGGCGGCCACTTCCACGGCCGCTTCCTCCTCCGCCCGACCCCCGGTCACACCCCGCCGCTGGAGGCCCGCCTGGTCGCCGTCACCCTGGCCGACCAGGTGGGCGCCGCCCTCCAGACCACCTGGAGAACCCCAAGGCCCACAGCCTGA